TTTGGCAAAAAATTACGTTGACATAGAACAAAGAGAACGATAGCATTCACGGTAGTAGCCTTTAATTCCGCCGTACGAGTGACGGTAAAGCCCTGTGAGGCTGGGAAGGCAAAAGTGGTCTTAACTTTTGCCTTCCCGCTGGCGGGAAGGTTTTTTGACGCGCCTATTTTAAACTAGTTCGGAGAAGCTAGAAAAGGGGAGGTTGTTTATGTTAGATTTGCTCGGACGCCACCTAGTGAGCCCTAGTGACCTGACGCTTCCAGAAATTGACTCCATCATCACTCTAGCCCAAGACATGCAGAGGCAGAGAGGCGCTTACAGCGATATTTGCCGGGGCAAGATACTCGCCACTTTATTTTACGAGCCTAGCACGCGTACCAAACTTAGCTTTGAGTCAGCCATGTTACGCATGGGGGGTAGTATTCTAGGTTTTAGCGATGCTAATGCCTCGGCGGTAGCTAAGGGAGAGTCGATTGCGGACACTGTTCGCGTTATGGATGCGTATGCTGACATCTTAGTTATACGACATCCCAAGGAAGGCGCGCCGAAGCTAGCGGCGGGCTACTCGCGTGTGCCCATAATTAACGGGGGCGACGGCGGGCATCAGCACCCGACGCAGACTCTCACTGATCTCCTGACCATACATGCTTGCAAGGGCAAGGTAGAGGGGTTAAGCGTGGCCTTCTGTGGCGATCTCAAGTATGGACGCACCGTTCATTCGCTCATTGAGACATTAGCACGCTATCCTGGCAGCAAGTTCTACCTTATCAGCCCCGAGGAGTTAGTTCTTCCCCCACGCCTTAAAGAACAATTGCTCCGAACTTCTAATTGCGAAGTGTTTGAGTGCCGGCACATGGAGGAAGCGCTACCCTATGTAGATATTCTGTACATGACACGCATACAGAAAGAGCGGTTTTTCAATGAGGCAGACTACCTAAGGCTCAAGAATAGTTATATTCTGGATGGAGCAAAGCTGTCGCAAGCTAAGAGAGAGCTGATCGTTATGCATCCTCTCCCACGCGTAAATGAGATTGCCTACGAAGTAGATAATGATCCACGGGCGGTCTACTTTGCGCAAGCAGAATGTGGCGTCTACGTCCGTATGTCTCTCATGGCACACTTACTGGGGGTGACTTGCTCATGATAAAAGTTGCGGGAATTAAACGGGGCACAGTGATTGACCATGTCACGGCTGGGAAAGGCTTGTGGATCTTTAACAAGCTGAACTTAGCTAGCCTCGGGCATCCAGTCGTGCTGCTCATGAACGTACCGAGTGAGAGACTAGGCAGAAAAGATATCATCAAAATTGAGGACTACACGCAAGTAGATACAGCCATGCTCGGCCTCATCGACGCCACGATTACGGTCAACATTATCGAGAATGAACAAGTGGTAGCAAAAACGCAAGTGACTCTACCTCAAGTGGTGAGCGGGTTGTTTGCCTGTGGTAATCCGCGCTGTGTATCTAACTCCGACCAATATGTAATGCCGATTTTCGAGTTGTACGAAGCAGAATCGCGTGCCTATGCCTGTGAGTATTGCGAAGAGATCACCAAGGTGGC
The sequence above is drawn from the Bacillota bacterium genome and encodes:
- a CDS encoding aspartate carbamoyltransferase regulatory subunit, coding for MIKVAGIKRGTVIDHVTAGKGLWIFNKLNLASLGHPVVLLMNVPSERLGRKDIIKIEDYTQVDTAMLGLIDATITVNIIENEQVVAKTQVTLPQVVSGLFACGNPRCVSNSDQYVMPIFELYEAESRAYACEYCEEITKVAWK
- the pyrB gene encoding aspartate carbamoyltransferase; the protein is MLDLLGRHLVSPSDLTLPEIDSIITLAQDMQRQRGAYSDICRGKILATLFYEPSTRTKLSFESAMLRMGGSILGFSDANASAVAKGESIADTVRVMDAYADILVIRHPKEGAPKLAAGYSRVPIINGGDGGHQHPTQTLTDLLTIHACKGKVEGLSVAFCGDLKYGRTVHSLIETLARYPGSKFYLISPEELVLPPRLKEQLLRTSNCEVFECRHMEEALPYVDILYMTRIQKERFFNEADYLRLKNSYILDGAKLSQAKRELIVMHPLPRVNEIAYEVDNDPRAVYFAQAECGVYVRMSLMAHLLGVTCS